The Calditrichota bacterium genome window below encodes:
- a CDS encoding TerC/Alx family metal homeostasis membrane protein: protein MSSSHALKWVVIWFLLAMATAGGVFYFAGRQHGIEFLTCYLIEWTLSIDNLFVFLMIFRAFGVDDHRQLRALEWGIIGAIVMRIVFIMLGLALVSLFEPVLYVFGALLIYSAVKMALEKRDQAVDVSHNVLVRWAQKAFRITPGFVGDRFFVRDLQGGLMATPMLLVVLVIESSDIMFAIDSIPAAFAITRQPLIIFVANMLAILGLRSLYFLLAHADRSFRYLRLGVSFILAFVGFKMIVEKVFHVNVYLSLGVVIGTLAISVLASMIPEKAKSS, encoded by the coding sequence ATGTCCTCCTCGCACGCCCTGAAGTGGGTAGTCATCTGGTTTCTCCTCGCGATGGCAACGGCTGGTGGAGTCTTCTACTTTGCCGGCCGACAGCACGGCATCGAGTTCCTCACCTGCTATCTGATCGAGTGGACGCTCTCGATCGACAACCTCTTCGTCTTTCTGATGATCTTCCGCGCGTTCGGGGTGGACGACCACCGTCAGTTGCGAGCACTCGAGTGGGGGATCATCGGCGCGATCGTGATGCGGATCGTCTTCATCATGCTGGGGCTGGCGCTCGTATCACTCTTTGAGCCGGTGCTTTACGTCTTCGGCGCATTGCTCATCTACAGCGCGGTGAAGATGGCGCTGGAGAAGCGCGATCAGGCTGTCGATGTGAGTCACAACGTCCTGGTGCGCTGGGCGCAGAAAGCGTTTCGGATCACGCCGGGGTTCGTCGGCGACCGGTTCTTTGTGCGCGACCTGCAGGGCGGACTGATGGCGACGCCGATGCTACTGGTTGTGCTGGTGATCGAGAGTTCGGACATCATGTTCGCCATCGACTCGATCCCGGCGGCGTTTGCAATCACCCGACAGCCCCTCATCATCTTCGTCGCCAATATGCTGGCAATCCTCGGTCTTCGGTCGCTATATTTTCTTCTTGCCCATGCCGACCGGTCATTCCGCTATCTGCGGCTGGGTGTCTCATTCATTCTGGCTTTCGTCGGCTTCAAGATGATCGTCGAGAAGGTGTTCCATGTCAACGTCTATCTCTCATTAGGAGTGGTTATAGGCACCCTGGCGATCTCGGTCCTGGCTTCGATGATACCGGAGAAGGCGAAGTCGAGTTGA